One genomic region from Parcubacteria group bacterium ADurb.Bin159 encodes:
- a CDS encoding pyruvoyl-dependent arginine decarboxylase, with protein MPNKSEISKEKKIGERERYNPFNKEKYWQDFWEREKVYKTSGHIFKTTNITQSAEGDKRGLWTTVVAVAVFLE; from the coding sequence ATGCCTAACAAATCAGAAATCTCAAAAGAGAAAAAAATAGGGGAGAGAGAAAGGTACAACCCTTTTAATAAAGAGAAATATTGGCAGGATTTCTGGGAAAGAGAAAAAGTTTATAAAACCTCGGGACATATCTTTAAGACTACTAATATCACTCAATCTGCTGAAGGAGACAAAAGAGGTCTTTGGACAACAGTAGTGGCAGTAGCGGTTTTTCTTGAATAA
- a CDS encoding 50S ribosomal protein L28, with protein MSKKCDICGRGPKIAIKRSHSHIAIRHWKYLNLQTKTINGKKMKVCPKCLKSLKKEKITKKK; from the coding sequence ATGTCTAAAAAATGCGATATTTGCGGAAGAGGGCCAAAGATAGCTATAAAAAGAAGTCATTCTCATATAGCTATTCGCCATTGGAAATATTTAAATCTGCAAACAAAAACAATTAATGGAAAAAAAATGAAGGTTTGTCCTAAATGCTTAAAATCGCTTAAAAAAGAAAAAATAACCAAAAAAAAATAA